A window of Aricia agestis chromosome 3, ilAriAges1.1, whole genome shotgun sequence contains these coding sequences:
- the LOC121740268 gene encoding phenoloxidase-activating factor 2-like, which yields MEKYEPPKFCGISDPGDCAMKYNGKDKDIFAGFGDFPWMVALLNRTDETEWVNTDYIGGGSIIHPSVVITAAHKVENRKPEEIKCRAGEWDTDNKKENLPHQDRFVKKIVIHKDYNTSDSYNDVALLFLSEPFTLAPHVGVACLGTDMPAPGTECYSMGWGGDTQRDQEYFTILKKVTLKLVEDGECEKTYQRELENEDFTLHDSLTCAASKGDLDTCVGDGGSPLVCPVKGCGEGHRYAIYGLVAYGMGCGEQDIPGVYVNIPRMHPWVKEQMDAEGNKDYSFDV from the exons ATGGAAAAGTATGAGCCGCCGAAGTTTTGCGGCATCAGCGACCCTGGCGACTGTGCCATGAAGTACAACGGCAAGGATAAGGACATCTTCGCCGGCTTCGGAGACTTCCCCTGGATGGTGGCTCTACTCAA CAGGACTGACGAGACCGAATGGGTGAACACGGATTACATAGGGGGTGGAAGCATCATCCACCCATCCGTAGTCATAACAGCTGCACACAAAGTCGAAAACAGGAAACCAGAagag ATTAAATGCAGAGCCGGCGAATGGGACACtgataacaaaaaagaaaaccTCCCACACCAAGACAGATTTGTGAAGAAAATTGTTATCCACAAAGATTACAATACAT CGGATTCATACAACGACGTAGCGCTGTTGTTCCTCAGCGAGCCCTTCACCCTGGCGCCCCACGTGGGCGTCGCGTGCCTCGGCACCGACATGCCGGCCCCGGGCACGGAGTGCTACAGCATGGGCTGGGGCGGCGACACCCAACGAGACCAAGAATACTTCACTATTCTGAAGAAG GTTACTCTGAAGTTGGTCGAGGATGGCGAGTGCGAGAAGACATACCAGAGGGAACTGGAGAACGAGGACTTCACCCTCCATGACTCCCTGACGTGCGCCGCCAGCAAGGGGGACTTGGACACGTGCGTCGGTGACGGCGGATCGCCTCTAGTTTGTCCCGTAAAG GGATGCGGCGAGGGCCACAGGTACGCCATATACGGCCTAGTGGCTTACGGCATGGGGTGCGGGGAGCAGGACATCCCCGGGGTGTACGTGAACATCCCCCGCATGCACCCCTGGGTCAAGGAGCAGATGGACGCCGAGGGCAACAAGGATTATAGCTTCGATGTTTAA
- the LOC121740260 gene encoding uncharacterized protein LOC121740260: protein MSSHNNMPPDKNTNPFERRDGIPRSPPTSTGKRLLSQLSPSSVSPVEKRHQPIRDEPQSPVISLLDTSSAVDDSFNYCELVREASSYLGKINEFANDTVSRRNNFANKSDIMNLTQKLTTIVSLLAIKNSSLETKVANLERDLLSVKLNQVVKPAPAATPVSYSEALKLKLAKSVPPVETRKPLPCVIAYPTQEKSAELKSATETKQALMKVINPADGFQFHGVKKTANSGVLLRLTSESQVKKLKSVEALKSAGLRLETPKGRSPRILIKDVPQHITDDNFLLSLYNQNVNGEINVTQDQFMSSTKIVRRRILNKEYNNRKWIGIELDPKVRQHLIETKEKLFIDWAMCRFVDDVELVRCANCQQYGHTAKFCRDTKPCCKHCAEGHSSDSCPKKDKDDFKPVCGSCLRYKKPTDHPTGSPDCPTYKSKMEQLILTTRYG from the coding sequence ATGTCTAGCCATAATAACATGCCGCCAGATAAAAATACCAACCCATTTGAAAGAAGGGACGGCATACCTCGTTCCCCGCCAACTTCAACCGGCAAACGTTTGCTGTCCCAACTATCGCCTTCATCCGTGTCACCAGTCGAAAAACGTCACCAACCCATAAGGGACGAACCGCAGTCCCCGGTAATTTCATTATTAGACACTAGCAGCGCAGTCGATGATTCGTTTAATTACTGCGAGTTAGTCCGTGAAGCGTCCTCCTACTTGGGAAAAATTAACGAATTCGCTAACGACACTGTCTCGAGGCGCAATAACTTTGCCAATAAATCCGATATAATGAACTTAACACAAAAACTGACAACCATAGTTTCTCTTCTTGCCATTAAAAACTCGTCACTTGAAACCAAAGTCGCGAATTTGGAGCGAGATTTACTATCCGTTAAACTTAATCAGGTCGTGAAACCGGCCCCCGCGGCGACTCCGGTCTCTTATTCCGAGGCCCTCAAACTGAAACTCGCGAAATCGGTTCCCCCCGTCGAGACACGTAAACCACTCCCATGTGTTATAGCCTACCCCACGCAAGAAAAATCGGCGGAATTAAAATCGGCAACTGAGACCAAGCAGGCTTTGATGAAGGTCATAAACCCGGCCGACGGTTTTCAATTTCACGGCGTTAAGAAAACAGCTAATTCGGGCGTGCTTCTGCGCCTCACGAGCGAGTcgcaagttaaaaaattaaagtcagtCGAAGCGCTAAAATCTGCCGGCCTCCGTCTCGAGACACCCAAGGGGCGTAGCCCGCGCATCCTCATCAAAGATGTTCCACAACACATTACAGACGATAATTTTCTATTATCCCTGTACAACCAAAACGTAAACGGCGAAATTAATGTGACACAAGATCAATTCATGAGTTCGACAAAAATAGTAAGACGTCGTATTTTAAACAAAGAATACAATAACCGCAAATGGATAGGTATCGAACTAGACCCTAAAGTGCGTCAACACCTCatcgaaacaaaagaaaaactttttatcgACTGGGCGATGTGTCGCTTTGTAGATGACGTCGAACTCGTGCGCTGCGCTAACTGTCAACAGTATGGGCACACCGCTAAATTCTGTCGTGACACAAAGCCATGCTGTAAACATTGCGCTGAAGGTCATAGCTCGGATAGCTgcccaaaaaaagataaagacgACTTTAAGCCGGTTTGCGGTAGTTGTTTGCGATATAAAAAACCGACCGACCACCCCACAGGCTCCCCAGATTGTCCTACGTATAAGTCTAAAATGGAGCAACTTATTTTAACGACTCGGTATGGATAG